The Scyliorhinus canicula chromosome 11, sScyCan1.1, whole genome shotgun sequence genome contains a region encoding:
- the LOC119973871 gene encoding hyaluronidase-like, with protein sequence MSATTMILVKAVIGLLCGCTLALGQPLKPAKSPVKSNKPFITVWNSPTAACQSSFGVHLNLGIFDIIANQNESFIGKNVTIFYYDKLGSYPYYTESGVSVNGGVPQNASLKDHLAKAQVDVEKLIPLQDFGGLSVIDWEAWRPSWIRDWSQKDIYHKKSKELVRRRHLDWSESQVTKQAQNEYEQAARDFMGQTLKMAKGLRPHGLWGYYGFPCCYNSIISNNYTGECPDIELKRNDRLVWLWRESMALYPSIYLDHKLRSTANAQKYVHYRIKEGLRLSQLGANYSLPVLPYSRIVYANTTDFLTEIDLVHTIGESVAMGAAGIVLWGNSDYARSQESCLALKDYISGVLGNYIVNVTNAAMICSWLLCTNHGRCVRTSKASHAYLHLNPDSFTVTVNPSDKGPAFLLTGQMGEKDVREMATGFQCQCYSGWGGSHCEISR encoded by the exons ATGAGTGCAACCACGATGATTCTGGTGAAAGCCGTCATCGGTCTGCTATGTGGGTGCACTCTGGCCCTGGGACAACCACTGAAACCGGCAAAATCTCCAGTGAAATCCAATAAGCCATTTATAACAGTATGGAATTCTCCTACCGCAGCCTGTCAATCCTCGTTTGGTGTTCATCTCAATTTGGGAATTTTTGACATAATTGCAAATCAAAATGAATCATTCATTGGGAAAAACGTCACCATCTTTTACTATGATAAATTGGGCTCTTACCCCTATTATACTGAAAGCGGGGTTTCTGTAAATGGGGGTGTCCCACAAAACGCCAGTTTGAAAGATCATCTTGCAAAGGCCCAAGTCGATGTGGAAAAGCTAATACCTCTGCAGGACTTTGGCGGGCTGTCTGTCATCGACTGGGAGGCCTGGAGGCCGTCCTGGATAAGGGACTGGAGTCAGAAAGATATTTACCATAAGAAATCAAAAGAGTTGGTCCGCAGGCGGCATCTTGATTGGTCGGAGAGTCAGGTGACGAAGCAAGCGCAAAATGAGTATGAACAAGCTGCCCGCGATTTCATGGGACAGACATTGAAGATGGCAAAAGGCCTTAGGCCTCACGGCCTCTGGGGCTATTATGGCTTTCCCTGTTGCTATAACAGTATCATTTCCAACAATTACACTGGAGAATGTCCTGATATTGAGCTGAAGAGAAATGATCGTCTGGTGTGGCTCTGGAGAGAAAGCATGGCCTTATATCCAAGCATTTACCTGGATCATAAGCTTCGATCAACGGCGAATGCACAAAAGTATGTTCACTATCGAATCAAAgagggcctccgtctttctcaacTGGGAGCAAATTACAGTTTGCCTGTCTTGCCGTATTCTCGGATTGTGTATGCCAACACCACGGACTTCCTGACTGAG ATTGACTTGGTCCACACAATTGGAGAGAGTGTAGCAATGGGAGCTGCGGGGATTGTTCTTTGGGGAAACTCAGATTATGCCCGCTCGCAG GAATCCTGCCTTGCTTTGAAAGACTATATCAGTGGAGTATTGGGTAACTATATTGTCAATGTGACGAATGCTGCAATGATCTGCAGCTGGTTGCTGTGCACAAACCACGGCAGGTGTGTGCGAACGAGCAAAGCCAGCCACGCCTATCTGCACCTGAACCCAGACTCCTTCACCGTGACGGTGAACCCTTCAGACAAAGGCCCGGCATTTCTGCTGACGGGACAGATGGGTGAGAAGGACGTGAGAGAAATGGCGACGGGGTTTCAGTGCCAGTGCtacagtgggtgggggggatcccACTGTGAGATCTCCCGCTGA